ATGGATAGGATGGGTGTGGGCCGCTGGCGGATTCGGCGCCCACGATGAAGTGACCCTGGCGCGCTTCGCGGGAGAGAGAACCACACATGCGGCGCGTGCCTCCGGTTTCGGAGTGACGCAGTCTCGTTTTGTAGTGACGTAGTGACACGACGCAGTGAAAGGAAAGGTCCTGACAACATCTCCTGTTGCTTCTTCAGCCTCGGCTAAACCCGCAGTCACCCGGGCCAACCAAACCTCCGCGTCCGCCGCAGCCACCAAGGCCCGGCCCGACGCCGAACAGGCCCTGAAGATGATCCTCGCCCGCCTCGACGACATGAAGGCAGAGGACACCGTCACCATCGACCTCCGCGGCAAATCCAGCATCGCAGACTACATGATCGTCACCAGCGGCCGGGCCAACCGGCACGTCGGCGCGATCGCTGAGAACGTGATGAAGGATCTTGGCGAGGCCGGTTTGAAAGGCATTCACGTCGAAGGCCTGCCGAACTGCGACTGGGTTCTGATCGATACGGGCGACGTGATCGTCCATGTCTTCCGACCCGAGGTTCGCACGTTCTACAGCCTCGAGAAAATGTGGACGCCCGTGCGGCCGGTCCCGAAGGCGAGTTAGTGGAGCAGGTTTGACGTCCGCGTCCCGCTGGCTGCGGGACTGACGAAGGCGGCTGCCAAATCCAAGCCTCCACTTTGTATTGTGCGTGTGAGTGGTCCTTTGATTTCAACATTTGCAGGCACGTTTGCCGCCAGAGGATGCCAATGTCGCAATCGAGCCCT
The sequence above is drawn from the Afipia sp. P52-10 genome and encodes:
- the rsfS gene encoding ribosome silencing factor; its protein translation is MILARLDDMKAEDTVTIDLRGKSSIADYMIVTSGRANRHVGAIAENVMKDLGEAGLKGIHVEGLPNCDWVLIDTGDVIVHVFRPEVRTFYSLEKMWTPVRPVPKAS